The proteins below come from a single Malus domestica chromosome 03, GDT2T_hap1 genomic window:
- the LOC103415395 gene encoding YTH domain-containing protein ECT2-like isoform X4 — protein sequence MATVAPPVEQAADLLQKMSLDSQTKTLEIPEPTKKVPSERSVTPLLPDFVDPSMCYLPNGYPSTAYYYGGYDGTGNEWDDYSRYVNPEGVEMTSGVYGDNGSLLYHHGYGYAPYGPYSPAGSPVPTMGNDGQLYGPQQYQYPPYFQPLTPTSGPYTPSPAAPQTDVSTSAAADQKPLSVETANGISNGISNGGSVKGNNVSAPLSTYQNSSFNSNGSYGRGALPGRVPTPGYQDPRFGFDGLRSPLPWLDTPLFSDGQPRPVTSTTITSSISNGNTNLSSRNQNYRPNSHYMGLHHPRPLSGMGTSQGFINRMYPSKLYGHYGNTVRSGMGFGSHGYDSRTNGRSWLAVDSKYKPRGRNGGYYGFGNENMDGLNELNRGPRAKSSKNQKGFAPNALGIKGQVPTNPSNDEEKEKMSVPDREQYNKADFPEEYTDAKFFIIKSYSEDDVHKSIKYNVWASTPNGNKKLHAAYQEAQEKSGGCPVFLLFSVNTSGQFVGLAEMLGPVDFNKNLEYWQQDKWNGCFPVKWHIVKDVPNSLLKHITLENNENKPVTNSRDTQEVKLEPGLKIIKIFKEHISKTCILDDFGFYEARQKTIQEKKAKQQQFQKQVWEGKTNDEKKEVANGQLKTQNSVEVPAELTKESVPAVNGSEDPKVAENGSITSGDAPKGAKPVASEKRVVANGVANG from the exons ATGGCCACCGTTGCTCCTCCTGTGGAAC AAGCAGCAGATTTGCTACAGAAGATGTCATTAGACTCTCAAACCAAGACTCTGGAAATTCCTGAGCCTACCAAGAAG GTCCCATCAGAGCGCTCTGTTACCCCTTTGTTACCTGATTTTGTGGATCCATCTATGTGCTATCTCCCGAACGGTTATCCGTCTACTGCGTATTACTATGGAG GCTATGATGGGACTGGCAACGAGTGGGATGACTACTCGAGATATGTAAATCCTGAGGGAGTAGAGATGACTTCT ggtgtttatGGGGACAACGGGTCTCTGTTATACCACCATGGGTATGGGTATGCACCATATGGCCCATATTCTCCGGCAGGTTCCCCAGTTCCGACTATGGGAAATGATGGTCAGTTATATGGACCTCAGCAGTACCAATACCCTCCTTATTTCCAGCCTCTGACTCCAACCAGTGGACCGTACACTCCCAGCCCTGCTGCCCCTCAAACTGATGTCTCCACCTCTGCAGCTGCTGACCAAAAGCCTCTGTCTGTGGAAACAGCAAATGGAATTTCTAACGGCATTTCGAACGGTGGAAGTGTGAAAGGAAATAATGTTTCAGCTCCCTTATCAACATATCAAAACTCGTCTTTCAACTCCAATGGTTCATATGGAAGGGGTGCTTTGCCAGGACGTGTTCCTACTCCTGGATACCAGGACCCAAGATTTGGTTTTGATGGGTTGCGTTCTCCTCTTCCATGGTTAGATACCCCACTTTTTTCAGATGGGCAACCTAGACCAGTGACAAGTACAACAATTACTTCGTCAATCTCCAATGGCAATACCAATTTGTCTTCGAGGAATCAGAATTACCGTCCAAATTCTCATTACATG GGTTTGCACCACCCAAGGCCATTGTCAGGAATGGGTACATCTCAAGGGTTTATAAATAGGATGTACCCAAGCAAGCTGTATGGTCACTATGGAAACACAGTTAGATCTGGTATGGGCTTTGGGTCTCATGGTTATGATTCACGAACCAATGGACGCTCATGGCTTGCTGTTGACAGCAAGTATAAACCCAGGGGAAGAAATGGTGGCTACTATGGATTTGGTAATGAGAACATGGATGGATTAAATGAACTAAACAGGGGACCTCGGGCGAAGAGCTCCAAGAATCAAAAGGGATTTGCCCCTAATGCATTAGGAATCAAAGGGCAGGTACCAACGAATCCTAGTAATGatgaggaaaaggaaaaaatgagTGTCCCAGACCGAGAACAATACAACAAAGCAGATTTTCCCGAGGAGTATACCGATGCTAAATTCTTCATCATTAAGTCATACAGTGAGGATGATGTTCATAAGAGCATTAAGTACAATGTTTGGGCTAGTACGCCAAATGGCAACAAGAAGCTTCATGCTGCTTACCAGGAGGCTCAGGAGAAATCTGGTGGCTGccctgtttttcttcttttttcg gTCAATACCAGTGGACAGTTTGTTGGCCTTGCCGAGATGTTGGGCCCCGTTGATTTTAACAAGAACTTGGAATACTGGCAGCAAGACAAGTGGAATGGCTGTTTTCCTGTCAAGTGGCATATCGTTAAAGATGTTCCCAACAGTTTGCTGAAGCACATTACTCTTGAAAATAATGAGAACAAGCCTGTTACCAACAGTAGGGACACTCAGGAG GTTAAATTGGAGCCAGGgcttaaaataattaaaatcttcAAGGAACATATAAGCAAAACTTGCATTCTGGATGACTTTGGGTTCTATGAAGCCCGTCAGAAGACAATCCAGGAGAAGAAGGCTAAGCAACAGCAGTTTCAGAAACAG GTATGGGAAGGAAAGACCAATGATGAGAAGAAAGAGGTGGCAAATGGGCAACTGAAGACTCAAAATTCAGTGGAGGTTCCTGCTGAGTTGACCAAGGAATCTGTTCCGGCTGTGAATGGAAGTGAGGACCCGAAAGTTGCAGAAAATGGATCAATTACATCTGGAGATGCCCCGAAGGGTGCTAAGCCAGTTGCGTCAGAGAAGAGGGTTGTAGCGAACGGGGTTGCGAATGGTTAA